Proteins from a single region of Syngnathus typhle isolate RoL2023-S1 ecotype Sweden linkage group LG10, RoL_Styp_1.0, whole genome shotgun sequence:
- the LOC133161598 gene encoding C-type lectin domain family 1 member A-like has translation MAEELNYVTVKFTSHSSPNDTVIYEDIRNELERWPPQRHAEEKCGDEEEIYDDVRSKELPCSVPHILQENLSKISLQTPATLAAYVLSVLCVILMSVVIALTLHMNGILAEQHWQNINLTAQNEYVRAELEQMSERAQNLSRERDQLNRTLGQVVEFDNFPVIDYCPQKVLSLCKPCVNGWLHFGSKCYLFRHDIYSSRWKTWEGSVDDCRLMNARLLLIESQEEQDFVTNHTYYYNDAKHGYWIGLSKNFISDKWNWNDGRNLTLPFWRKENDNLKNNCALTTKSLPKSRDNWSKAKCDMKNRYICQTHSITWPDPH, from the exons ATGGCAGAAGAACTCAATTATGTGACAGTCAAGTTCACCTCTCACA GCTCGCCAAATGACACTGTTATCTATGAAGACATAAGAAACGAGCTGGAGCGATGGCCCCCTCAACGCCATGCCGAAG AGAAGTGCGGCGATGAGGAGGAGATCTACGATGATGTGCGGTCAAAGGAGTTACCGTGCAGCGTGCCTCACATCTTACAAG AAAACCTGTCTAAAATATCACTCCAGACGCCTGCCACTTTGGCGGCTTACGTTCTGAGTGTCCTTTGCGTCATCCTCATGTCTGTCGTCATTGCCCTCACCTTGCAca tgaACGGCATCCTGGCCGAGCAGCATTGGCAGAACATCAACCTGACGGCTCAGAACGAGTACGTGCGGGCCGAGCTGGAGCAGATGAGCGAACGAGCCCAAAACCTGAGCAGGGAACGGGACCAGCTCAACCGGACCTTGGGCCAGGTCGTCGAGTTTGACAATTTTCCTGTCATCGACTACTGCCCGCAAAAAG TTTTAAGCCTGTGCAAGCCGTGTGTGAACGGCTGGCTGCATTTTGGCTCCAAGTGTTACCTGTTTCGGCACGACATTTACTCCTCCCGCTGGAAGACCTGGGAGGGAAGTGTTGACGATTGCAGGCTGATGAACGCACGCCTGCTGCTCATTGAAAGCCAAGAAGAACAG GATTTTGTCACGAATCATACGTATTACTACAACGATGCCAAGCACGGATACTGGATAGGGCTGAGCAAGAACTTCATCTCTGACAAGTGGAACTGGAATGATGGACGCAACCTCACTTTGCC ATTCTGGAGAAAAGAAAACGACAACTTAAAAAACAACTGTGCTCTGACGACAAAGTCGCTGCCAAAATCGCGGGACAACTGGAGCAAAGCCAAATGTGACATGAAGAACAGATACATCTGCCAAACCCATTCCATCACCTGGCCAGATCCACACTAA
- the gpatch4 gene encoding G patch domain-containing protein 4 — MTDVVQKGHGLRFAEQLLKSHGWKEGKGLGRDENGISEPVKVKVKCNKGGVGHQEGEQFTFQWWDHVFNKASSSLQVESHQDGISLKKTENGEEEDGGVISNKKPRKASLAKGKIYGSFVKSATLLSGQPGRAVDSDSSSSEQEEDKLDLSSIAKLSDCNLMKACGGRTAHKGARHGLKMSAKLARLEQQEAEFMAKYGKKTEDRKEGIKTKNEKTSKEKTEELNVHHVSLSEPTDIKIKKKKKKRTDEEEETTRVENGHENHKRKQKKKKNGEFPNPELDVTPLREEKKKREQQVLEEETQQSNHVETLEHQVKKKRKKSKKDSNICEEPQASPPTKKKKKSKE, encoded by the exons ATGACTGACGTTGTGCAAAAGGGCCACGGATTGAGGTTTGCCGAGCAGCTGCTTAAGAGTCACGGCTGGAAAGAGG GTAAAGGACTGGGTCGGGATGAGAACGGTATATCTGAACCCGTCAAGGTTAAAGTGAAATGCAACAAAGGCGGG GTGGGCCACCAAGAAGGAGAGCAGTTCACTTTCCAGTGGTGGGATCACGTCTTCAACAAGGCTTCATCCAGCCTGCAGGTGGAATCCCATCAG GATGGCATTTCATTAAAGAAGACTGAGAACGGTGAAGAAGAAGACGGTGGGGTGATTTCTAACAAGAAGCCTCGGAAGGCCTCACTGGCTAAAGGCAAAATCTACGGAAGCTTTGTCAAG TCGGCAACACTTCTGTCTGGTCAGCCAGGACGAGCAGTCGACAGTGATAGCAGCAGCTCGGAGCAGGAGGAAGATAAACTCGATCTGTCTTCCATTGCCAA GCTGTCTGATTGCAACCTCATGAAGGCTTGCGGAGGACGCACTGCCCACAA AGGAGCCAGACACGGCTTGAAGATGAGCGCTAAGCTAGCCCGGCTGGAGCAGCAGGAGGCCGAATTCATGGCCAAATACGGTAAAAAGACTGAggacaggaaggaaggaatcaaGACTAAAAACGAGAAGACATCCAAGGAGAAGACTGAAGAATTAAATGTCCACCACGTTTCACTTTCTGAACCGACTGACATCAAaatcaaaaagaagaaaaagaaaaggacagatgaagaggaggaaacaACACGGGTCGAAAACGGTCACGAGAACCACAAGAGGaagcagaaaaagaagaaaaacggaGAGTTTCCAAATCCAGAGCTTGACGTCACTCCGCTGcgggaagagaagaaaaagagagagcagCAAGTTTTAGAAGAAGAAACACAGCAGAGTAACCATGTAGAGACGCTTGAACATCaagtgaagaagaaaagaaaaaagagcaaaaaagaCTCAAACATTTGCGAGGAGCCTCAAGCATCACCTccaacaaagaagaagaaaaagtccaaagaataa